Proteins encoded by one window of Rutidosis leptorrhynchoides isolate AG116_Rl617_1_P2 chromosome 7, CSIRO_AGI_Rlap_v1, whole genome shotgun sequence:
- the LOC139856809 gene encoding receptor-like protein kinase THESEUS 1, with product MSFLKWGTLVCALFLSAYVHQSSSASFTPTDSYLIACGSSKNVTYLGQTYVPDSQQSSMVSLNNQENTNVIDSNTIVPLPILQSARVFTKTASYEFKIKKQGRHWVRLYFYPIPSHNLTSASLTVVTDNFVLLNNYSFKSYNGSGYLFKEYSINVTSDSLLLSFVPSNNSIAFINAIEVVSTPDELIPNEAPSVFPAATINDLSNHALESMYRLNMGGPKLTPQNDTLGRTWENDEKYLHVNGSAANVSINPSMIKYTESLTPEIAPNWVYASAETMGDANVADLDFNITWVLPVIQDFTYFIRVHFCDIVSATLNTLVFNLYINGEIALQDLDLSSLTGNLDVPLYKDFVCNLTGDHSTLTISVGPDKVAEDENVVLNGLEILKISNEARSLDGVISIENLVLIPTKKHTNMVLIIGLVVGVLVVVMILGLCYCCLLAKSSKTSRPKPSWLPLPLYGSSLTNTKISTTSQKSGTASCISLTSCHLGRTFTFQEIMDATNKFDENLLLGVGGFGRVFKGTMEDGTCVAVKRGNPRSEQGLAEFRTEIEMLSKLRHRHLVSLIGYCDERSEMILVYEYMANGPLRSHLYGTDLPSLSWKQRLEICIGAARGLHYLHTGASQSIIHRDVKTTNILLDENFVAKVADFGLSKAGPSLDQTHVSTAVKGSFGYLDPEYFRRQQLTEKSDVYSFGVVLMEVVCTRPALNPVLPRDQVNIAEWAMTWQKNGMLDQIMDKNLVGKVNPASLKKFGETAEKCLADYGVDRPSMGDVLWNLEYALQLEETSLALLEPDENSTNHIQGIALGTVEAFENSTSIVDQGQSRTCEDGTSAVFSQLVNPKGR from the coding sequence ATGAGTTTCTTGAAGTGGGGTACTTTAGTTTGTGCACTTTTTCTATCTGCATATGTTCATCAATCATCATCTGCTTCATTCACTCCTACTGATAGCTACTTAATTGCCTGTGGTTCTTCCAAAAATGTCACATATCTTGGTCAAACCTATGTCCCTGATTCACAGCAATCGTCCATGGTTTCTTTAAACAACCAAGAGAATACAAATGTAATTGATTCCAACACAATTGTACCTTTACCCATACTCCAGTCGGCTCGAGTATTCACTAAAACGGCCTCTTACGAGTTCAAAATCAAGAAACAGGGTAGGCATTGGGTCCGACTCTACTTTTACCCCATACCGAGCCACAACCTCACATCGGCTTCATTAACTGTGGTTACTGATAACTTTGTTCTCTTAAACAACTATAGTTTCAAAAGCTACAACGGGTCGGGTTATCTCTTTAAAGAATACTCTATCAACGTGACTTCGGATTCATTACTTTTAAGCTTTGTCCCTTCAAACAATTCAATTGCATTCATCAACGCAATTGAAGTTGTTTCTACCCCTGATGAATTGATCCCAAACGAGGCCCCATCAGTGTTCCCAGCCGCCACAATTAACGATCTTTCAAATCACGCCTTAGAAAGCATGTATCGTTTGAATATGGGCGGGCCTAAACTGACGCCTCAAAACGACACATTAGGAAGAACTTGGGAAAATGATGAGAAGTATCTTCATGTAAATGGGTCAGCTGCAAATGTGTCGATTAACCCATCGATGATAAAATATACCGAAAGTCTCACCCCCGAAATAGCGCCGAATTGGGTGTACGCATCAGCTGAAACAATGGGTGATGCTAACGTTGCTGATTTGGACTTCAATATCACATGGGTTCTTCCTGTTATTCAAGATTTTACTTATTTTATCCGCGTGCATTTTTGTGATATCGTGAGTGCTACTCTGAATACTCTTGTGTTTAATTTGTACATAAATGGTGAAATTGCATTACAAGATTTGGATTTGTCGAGTTTAACGGGTAACCTTGATGTGCCTCTCTACAAAGATTTTGTATGTAACTTGACCGGTGATCATAGTACTTTGACTATTAGTGTTGGTCCGGATAAGGTTGCTGAAGATGAAAACGTTGTTTTGAATggtctcgaaatcttgaaaattaGCAATGAAGCTAGAAGCTTAGATGGGGTTATTTCTATtgaaaatcttgttttgattccaACAAAGAAGCATACAAATATGGTCTTGATTATTGGATTGGTCGTAggtgttttggttgttgtaatgatTTTAGGTTTATGTTATTGTTGTTTATTGGCGAAGAGTTCAAAAACGAGTCGACCAAAACCTTCATGGCTACCACTTCCGTTATACGGAAGCTCACTCACAAACACAAAAATTTCTACAACGTCTCAAAAAAGTGGGACCGCGAGTTGCATCTCGTTAACTTCGTGTCATCTTGGGAGAACTTTCACATTTCAAGAAATTATGGATGCAACAAACAAATTTGATGAGAATTTGCTACTTGGAGTTGGTGGTTTTGGGCGGGTTTTTAAAGGAACAATGGAAGACGGGACATGCGTAGCTGTTAAAAGAGGAAACCCGAGATCCGAACAAGGTCTCGCAGAATTTCGAACCGAGATCGAAATGTTATCGAAACTTCGACACCGTCATCTCGTTTCGCTAATCGGGTATTGTGATGAACGGTCCGAAATGATTCTTGTATATGAGTACATGGCGAACGGCCCGTTAAGAAGTCATCTTTACGGGACCGATCTTCCTTCGTTATCTTGGAAGCAACGGCTCGAGATTTGTATAGGAGCTGCAAGAGGTCTACATTATCTTCACACGGGTGCATCGCAGAGTATAATTCATCGGGATGTAAAAACTACTAACATTTTATTGGATGAAAACTTTGTAGCTAAAGTTGCTGACTTTGGGCTCTCGAAAGCGGGCCCGTCTCTCGACCAAACCCATGTCAGCACCGCTGTAAAGGGTAGTTTCGGGTATCTCGATCCTGAATATTTCAGAAGGCAACAGTTGACTGAAAAGTCAGACGTGTATTCTTTCGGGGTTGTTTTAATGGAAGTTGTCTGCACAAGACCTGCTTTGAATCCGGTTCTTCCAAGAGACCAAGTCAACATTGCTGAGTGGGCGATGACGTGGCAAAAAAACGGAATGTTGGATCAAATTATGGATAAAAATCTCGTCGGAAAAGTGAATCCCGCGTCGTTGAAAAAGTTTGGTGAAACTGCTGAAAAATGTTTGGCTGATTACGGGGTCGATCGTCCTTCAATGGGAGACGTTTTATGGAATTTGGAATACGCTTTGCAACTTGAAGAAACATCGTTGGCTTTATTGGAACCGGATGAAAATAGCACAAATCATATTCAGGGCATTGCGTTAGGTACAGTTGAGGCGTTTGAGAACAGTACTAGTATCGTTGACCAGGGTCAATCGCGCACGTGTGAAGATGGCACCAGTGCAGTGTTTTCTCAGCTTGTTAACCCTAAAGGAAGATGA